The Deinococcus carri genome contains a region encoding:
- the aspS gene encoding aspartate--tRNA ligase codes for MKRTSYIGQLNEQNARQTVILQGWVSRRRDLGGLIFIELRDRTGTVQVQVEPDSPAFRDADTVRAEYVLEVEGRFQPRPEGQRKGGLSDYEVIASRVTVLNAAKTPPFELEKGEQVAEDIRLKYRYLDLRRPEMQRHLMLRSKAMAAATAFLDAEGFVQVETPMLTRSTPEGARDFLVPSRLNTGEFYALPQSPQLFKQLLMIAGLDRYYQFARCFRDEDLRADRQPDFTQLDMELSFVTQEDVLDVQERLMAAVFRDVLGVELPLPFPRLSYHEAMDRYGSDKPDLRFGLEFVDVTDLFRGGEFKAFADAETVKVLAAPELTRKQIDELERVAKQNGAKGLAWLKRDAHADEHGGFTGGISKFVGDQATALLERTGVEPGGTLLFAAGEWKKAVTALGAVRLALRDLFDLAAAGPQFHVSWVVDFPQLEFDEDSGTWTYMHHPFTAPHPEDIPLFGTGRQGEIRAQAYDLVLNGFEVGGGSIRIHDPRVQAQMFGAIGFSEEQAREKFGFFLDALEYGTPPHGGIAWGFDRLVMVMAGASSIREVIAFPKNNRGVDLMAQAPSPVEDAQLAEVGIEVRSQE; via the coding sequence ATGAAACGCACCTCCTACATCGGACAACTGAATGAGCAAAACGCCCGGCAGACCGTCATTCTCCAGGGCTGGGTCAGCCGCCGCCGCGACCTTGGCGGGCTTATTTTCATTGAGCTGCGCGACCGCACGGGCACCGTGCAGGTGCAGGTGGAACCGGATTCCCCCGCCTTCCGTGACGCCGACACTGTGCGCGCCGAGTACGTGCTGGAGGTGGAGGGCCGCTTCCAGCCCCGCCCGGAGGGTCAGCGCAAGGGCGGTTTGAGCGACTACGAGGTCATCGCCTCGCGCGTGACGGTCCTCAACGCGGCCAAAACCCCGCCCTTCGAGCTGGAAAAGGGCGAGCAGGTCGCCGAGGACATCCGCCTGAAGTACCGCTATCTCGACCTGCGCCGCCCGGAGATGCAGCGGCACCTGATGCTGCGTTCGAAGGCGATGGCCGCCGCGACCGCCTTCCTGGATGCCGAGGGCTTCGTGCAGGTGGAGACGCCGATGCTCACGCGCTCGACGCCAGAGGGGGCACGCGACTTTCTGGTGCCCTCCCGGCTGAACACGGGCGAGTTCTACGCGCTGCCGCAGTCACCGCAACTGTTCAAGCAACTGCTGATGATTGCGGGGCTGGACCGCTACTACCAGTTCGCCCGCTGCTTCCGCGACGAGGACCTGCGCGCCGACCGCCAGCCCGACTTCACGCAGCTCGACATGGAGCTGAGCTTCGTGACCCAGGAGGACGTGCTGGACGTGCAGGAACGGCTGATGGCCGCCGTCTTCCGCGACGTGCTGGGCGTGGAGCTGCCTCTCCCCTTCCCCCGCCTGAGCTACCACGAGGCGATGGACCGCTACGGCTCCGACAAACCGGACCTGCGTTTTGGTCTGGAGTTCGTGGACGTGACCGACCTGTTCCGGGGGGGCGAGTTCAAGGCCTTTGCGGACGCCGAAACCGTGAAGGTGCTGGCGGCCCCCGAGCTGACCCGCAAGCAGATTGACGAGCTGGAGCGCGTGGCGAAGCAGAACGGCGCGAAGGGGCTGGCGTGGCTCAAGCGCGACGCCCATGCCGATGAACACGGTGGCTTCACGGGCGGCATCAGCAAGTTCGTGGGCGACCAGGCGACGGCGCTGCTGGAGCGCACCGGGGTGGAGCCGGGTGGCACGCTGCTCTTCGCAGCGGGCGAGTGGAAGAAGGCGGTGACGGCGCTGGGGGCAGTGCGTCTCGCCCTGCGCGACCTGTTCGACCTGGCCGCCGCCGGGCCGCAGTTCCATGTCTCCTGGGTGGTGGACTTCCCGCAACTGGAGTTCGACGAGGACTCCGGCACCTGGACCTACATGCACCACCCCTTCACGGCCCCGCACCCCGAGGACATCCCGCTGTTCGGGACCGGGCGGCAGGGCGAGATTCGCGCGCAGGCCTACGACCTGGTGCTGAACGGCTTCGAGGTGGGCGGCGGCTCCATCCGTATCCACGACCCGCGGGTGCAGGCGCAGATGTTCGGGGCCATCGGCTTCAGCGAGGAACAGGCCCGCGAGAAGTTCGGCTTCTTCCTGGACGCTCTGGAATACGGCACGCCCCCCCACGGCGGCATCGCCTGGGGCTTCGACCGCCTGGTGATGGTGATGGCGGGGGCCTCCAGCATCCGCGAGGTCATCGCCTTCCCCAAGAACAACCGCGGCGTGGACCTGATGGCCCAGGCCCCCTCCCCTGTCGAGGACGCCCAGTTGGCGGAAGTGGGGATTGAGGTCAGGTCGCAGGAGTGA
- the hisS gene encoding histidine--tRNA ligase, producing MALQRPKGTQDHLPDGSPKLSRDVQASAFRHVQNTAQRVLERAGAQFINTPLFEEAELVKRGVGGSTDIVRKEMFTVYYFGDHGGYVLRPEGTASIVRAYLQNGLKQLPAPLKLWTHGPMFRAENVQKLRLRQFHQVDYEVLGSEGPLVDAEAIWLMWEVVRELGLTGVRVKLGSIGDPEDREAYNAYLRELFTPQLERLSGDSQDRLTRNPMRILDSKSAEDQALIRELDVRPMLDFLGEEARAHFEAVQRYLSVWDVPFDVDPGIVRGLDYYRRTAWELHHEGIGAKSALGGGGRYDGLAEQLGGAAVPGIGWAFGIERVLGALEAEGAAFPETGGPLLFLAAMDEENVGLAARVALQGRRVARVEFAYRALKPGNAFKEADRRRARLAAIIGSDEAARGVLNVKDLASGEQREVPFAELNTFLAEQV from the coding sequence ATGGCGTTACAACGCCCCAAGGGCACCCAGGACCACCTGCCGGACGGCAGCCCCAAGCTTTCCCGTGACGTGCAGGCGTCGGCCTTCCGCCACGTGCAGAATACGGCGCAGCGCGTGCTGGAGCGGGCGGGCGCGCAGTTCATCAATACGCCGCTGTTCGAGGAGGCCGAACTCGTCAAGCGCGGTGTGGGCGGCAGCACCGACATCGTCCGCAAGGAGATGTTCACGGTCTACTACTTCGGGGACCACGGCGGCTACGTGCTGCGGCCGGAGGGCACGGCCAGCATCGTGCGCGCGTACCTCCAGAACGGCCTCAAGCAGCTCCCGGCCCCCCTCAAGCTGTGGACCCACGGCCCGATGTTCCGCGCGGAGAACGTGCAGAAGCTGCGGCTGCGGCAGTTTCACCAGGTGGATTACGAGGTGCTGGGGTCCGAAGGCCCCCTGGTGGACGCCGAGGCCATCTGGCTGATGTGGGAGGTCGTGCGTGAACTGGGCTTGACCGGCGTGCGGGTGAAGCTCGGCTCCATCGGCGACCCTGAGGACCGCGAGGCCTACAACGCCTACTTGCGCGAGCTGTTCACGCCGCAGCTGGAGCGGCTGTCGGGGGACAGCCAGGACCGCCTGACCCGCAACCCCATGCGGATTCTGGATTCCAAGAGCGCCGAGGATCAGGCTCTTATCCGCGAGCTGGACGTGCGGCCGATGCTGGACTTCCTGGGCGAGGAGGCGCGCGCTCATTTCGAGGCGGTGCAGCGGTATCTGAGCGTCTGGGACGTGCCCTTCGACGTGGACCCCGGCATCGTGCGCGGGCTGGACTACTACCGCCGCACCGCGTGGGAGCTGCACCACGAGGGCATCGGTGCGAAGTCCGCCCTGGGGGGCGGGGGCCGGTACGACGGTCTGGCCGAGCAGCTCGGCGGCGCGGCGGTGCCCGGCATCGGCTGGGCGTTCGGCATCGAGCGGGTCCTGGGGGCGCTGGAGGCGGAGGGCGCGGCCTTTCCCGAAACGGGCGGCCCGCTGCTGTTCCTGGCGGCGATGGACGAGGAGAACGTGGGACTGGCGGCGCGGGTGGCCCTCCAGGGTCGCCGGGTGGCCCGGGTCGAGTTTGCCTACCGGGCGCTGAAGCCCGGCAACGCCTTCAAGGAAGCCGACCGCCGCCGCGCCCGCCTCGCCGCCATCATCGGCAGCGATGAGGCCGCGCGAGGCGTGCTGAACGTCAAGGACCTCGCGTCGGGCGAGCAGCGGGAAGTGCCCTTCGCGGAGCTGAACACCTTCCTGGCCGAACAGGTCTGA
- a CDS encoding NAD-dependent succinate-semialdehyde dehydrogenase yields MTPDPLHPDKTASDSAHRPFATVNPYTGETVREFPFLDSAEVPAVIERAHQAFGEWRQRPVEERAAIVRRAGELMLERKDELAHLITLEMGKLIRESGFEVELAASILKYYGEKGPEFLRPQPLQVEGGEAAIVNEPLGVLLGIEPWNFPLYQVARFAAPYLVVGNTILLKHAEICPQSALALEQLFRDAGTPEGVYTNVFLQIRDVEQVIAHPAVQGVSLTGSERAGASVAELAGRHLKRCVLELGGSDPFIVLDAPDLAQTIKAAVVGRMANTGQSCVAAKRFIVLDELYDSFVAGLAQGFAGLKPGDPADPATRLGPLSSERAAQDLLAQVQDAVDQGATVVTGGSRPDLPGAFVDATILTDVKPGMRAYSEELFGPAAVVYRVSSDEEAVALANSSSYGLGGAVFCSDLARARAVADQLDSGMVWINHPTSSQPNLPFGGVKRSGFGRELDRLGIFEFTNRKLVRTLPPAPGVGKNAQVVG; encoded by the coding sequence GTGACTCCTGACCCCCTCCACCCCGACAAGACCGCCAGCGACTCGGCCCACCGCCCCTTTGCCACCGTCAACCCCTACACGGGCGAGACGGTGCGCGAGTTTCCCTTCCTGGACAGCGCCGAGGTGCCCGCCGTGATCGAGCGCGCCCACCAGGCCTTCGGAGAGTGGCGGCAGCGCCCCGTCGAGGAACGCGCCGCCATCGTCCGCCGGGCCGGCGAACTGATGCTGGAACGCAAGGACGAGTTGGCCCACCTGATCACGCTGGAGATGGGCAAGCTGATCCGCGAAAGCGGCTTCGAGGTCGAGCTGGCCGCCAGCATCCTGAAGTACTACGGCGAGAAGGGGCCGGAGTTCCTGCGCCCGCAGCCCCTCCAGGTCGAGGGCGGCGAGGCGGCCATCGTCAACGAACCGCTGGGCGTGCTGCTGGGCATCGAGCCGTGGAACTTCCCGCTCTACCAGGTGGCCCGCTTCGCCGCGCCGTACCTGGTGGTCGGCAACACCATCCTGCTCAAGCACGCGGAAATCTGCCCGCAGTCGGCCCTGGCGCTAGAGCAGCTCTTCCGTGACGCGGGCACCCCGGAGGGCGTCTACACCAACGTCTTCCTCCAGATCCGCGATGTCGAGCAGGTCATCGCCCACCCCGCCGTGCAGGGCGTGTCGCTGACGGGCAGCGAGCGTGCTGGGGCCAGCGTGGCCGAACTCGCCGGGCGGCATCTCAAGCGCTGCGTGCTGGAACTGGGCGGCAGCGACCCCTTCATCGTGCTGGACGCGCCGGACCTCGCCCAGACCATCAAGGCCGCCGTGGTCGGCCGGATGGCGAACACCGGCCAGAGCTGCGTGGCGGCCAAGCGCTTCATCGTGCTGGACGAGCTGTACGACAGCTTCGTGGCTGGGCTGGCCCAGGGCTTCGCGGGCCTGAAGCCGGGCGACCCCGCCGACCCCGCGACCCGTCTGGGGCCGCTTTCCTCCGAGCGGGCGGCGCAGGACCTGCTGGCTCAGGTGCAGGACGCGGTCGACCAGGGGGCGACGGTGGTGACGGGGGGCAGCCGCCCCGACCTCCCCGGGGCCTTCGTGGACGCCACCATCCTGACGGACGTGAAGCCGGGGATGCGCGCCTACTCGGAGGAACTGTTCGGCCCGGCCGCGGTGGTCTACCGGGTGTCGAGCGACGAGGAAGCCGTGGCCCTCGCCAACTCGTCGAGCTACGGCCTGGGGGGCGCGGTGTTTTGCAGCGACCTGGCGCGGGCGCGCGCGGTGGCCGACCAGCTCGACAGCGGCATGGTGTGGATCAACCACCCCACCTCGTCACAGCCGAACCTGCCCTTCGGCGGCGTGAAGCGCTCGGGCTTCGGGCGCGAACTCGACCGCCTCGGCATCTTCGAGTTTACCAACCGCAAGCTGGTGCGGACGCTGCCCCCCGCGCCGGGGGTAGGCAAGAACGCCCAGGTCGTGGGCTGA
- a CDS encoding IPT/TIG domain-containing protein, with protein MVRFFFASLLFVGVLASCAPRQQAVAGVTVTPVLIKLSEPAARGGTLTIQGRYLGGPSTGKVRLGTDMTGAGGYVFPASAVQSWTDSQIVLTVPADAPVGGSWLFVEVGGMRSTGLPYSVRQ; from the coding sequence ATGGTGCGTTTCTTCTTTGCTTCTTTACTGTTCGTGGGTGTTCTGGCATCCTGTGCCCCCCGGCAACAGGCTGTGGCGGGCGTCACCGTCACGCCCGTGCTGATCAAGCTCTCGGAACCCGCGGCACGGGGCGGTACCCTGACCATCCAGGGCCGGTATCTGGGTGGCCCGTCCACCGGCAAGGTGCGGCTGGGCACGGACATGACCGGCGCGGGCGGGTACGTGTTCCCGGCCAGCGCCGTGCAGTCGTGGACCGACAGCCAGATTGTCCTGACCGTCCCAGCCGACGCGCCGGTCGGCGGCTCGTGGCTGTTCGTGGAGGTGGGCGGGATGCGGTCCACCGGTCTGCCCTACAGCGTGCGGCAGTAG
- a CDS encoding diacylglycerol kinase family protein, which produces MTGQTPPPTTPDPRLQGKRVLIVFNPKSGHGDSGLPDFLRFLREAGADVTERELQPDTEMAGYVSDLKSFDALVGAGGDGTVSSLAYAARYQNVPLLAYPAGTANLIAQNLDLPKDPAELAAIVAGGHAVRVDLGEVEVQGEKNGFAMLAGAGADAAMIRDSEELKERFGAMAYVMSAMKQISPKKTTFHLEIDGQKRSFEGIGVMVANFGMANYRLPITSDISPSDGRFTVVLLKAGNLLRLVPNLIDSVRAKLNLGDPLFSGNLETLEARTVTVDADDPFPLQYDGELHVETTPFTARILPGAIRFLTPARKADLDT; this is translated from the coding sequence ATGACGGGTCAAACTCCCCCCCCCACCACCCCCGACCCGCGCCTCCAGGGCAAGCGCGTTCTGATCGTCTTCAACCCCAAAAGCGGACATGGTGACAGTGGCCTCCCCGACTTCCTGCGTTTTCTGCGAGAGGCGGGCGCGGACGTGACCGAACGCGAGCTTCAGCCCGACACGGAGATGGCGGGGTACGTCAGCGACCTGAAAAGCTTCGACGCCCTGGTGGGCGCGGGCGGTGACGGCACGGTGAGCAGCCTGGCCTACGCGGCCCGCTACCAGAACGTGCCGCTGCTGGCCTACCCGGCGGGCACCGCCAACCTGATCGCGCAGAACCTCGACCTGCCCAAAGACCCCGCCGAACTCGCGGCCATCGTGGCGGGTGGGCACGCCGTCCGGGTGGACCTGGGCGAGGTGGAGGTGCAGGGCGAGAAGAACGGCTTTGCCATGCTGGCGGGAGCCGGGGCCGACGCCGCCATGATCCGTGACTCGGAGGAGCTGAAGGAACGCTTCGGGGCGATGGCCTACGTGATGAGCGCCATGAAGCAGATCAGTCCTAAGAAGACCACCTTTCACCTCGAAATTGACGGGCAGAAGCGCAGCTTCGAGGGCATCGGCGTGATGGTCGCCAACTTCGGCATGGCGAACTACCGCCTGCCCATCACCAGCGACATCAGCCCCTCGGACGGCCGCTTCACGGTGGTGCTGCTCAAGGCCGGGAACCTGCTGCGGCTGGTGCCCAACCTGATCGACTCGGTGCGCGCCAAGCTGAATCTGGGCGATCCTCTCTTCAGCGGAAACCTTGAAACGCTGGAGGCCCGCACCGTCACTGTGGACGCCGACGACCCCTTTCCCCTCCAGTACGACGGCGAGCTGCACGTGGAAACCACGCCCTTTACCGCTCGCATCCTGCCAGGAGCCATCCGCTTCCTGACCCCGGCAAGGAAAGCTGACCTGGACACCTGA
- a CDS encoding HNH endonuclease signature motif containing protein produces MDVKTLAPLILPASACAYCQGPLDTIGCAVDHIIPLSRSGTHKLGIRATGDLLPGEFQT; encoded by the coding sequence GTGGACGTAAAAACCCTCGCTCCCCTCATCCTTCCCGCCTCAGCCTGCGCCTACTGCCAGGGACCGCTGGACACCATCGGCTGCGCGGTGGACCACATCATCCCACTGTCACGGAGCGGCACCCACAAGCTGGGCATCCGCGCCACAGGCGACCTGCTCCCCGGTGAGTTCCAGACCTAG
- a CDS encoding tyrosine-type recombinase/integrase, whose amino-acid sequence MTAPSGMALQLASKWSNAENRRREGLRAAHAQDADTLTDLLTTYMRLKSSRKGRTSELTLKAYAESVRQFLAFTGPPESPSRALNQLSAEDFEVWLLHMQEAGLKPNTIKRHLYGARNLMKALVWANVLKADPSAGVSPPSDPTPAHAKKRALTQAQMRDLLALPAELHAEDGVQASRDTLLLALGGTLGLRAAEIVGLDVTDVDLSGAALTVRGKGSKTRVVPLPTGVKTRLQRWLLARQAVNPASPALLVSLSSLNRGGRLSTDGARFIAHAYYRHLGLPPEMWGLHTLRRTAGTHLYRATRDLHVVADLLGHASVTTSAIYAKMDVDVRREAVEAMERLRAGEE is encoded by the coding sequence GTGACTGCCCCATCAGGAATGGCCCTGCAACTGGCGAGTAAGTGGAGCAATGCCGAGAACCGCCGCCGCGAAGGCCTGCGCGCGGCCCATGCCCAGGACGCCGACACGCTGACCGACCTGCTGACGACCTACATGCGTCTCAAGTCGAGCCGCAAGGGGCGCACCAGTGAACTGACGCTGAAAGCCTATGCGGAGTCGGTGCGGCAGTTCCTGGCGTTCACTGGCCCGCCGGAGTCGCCCAGTCGCGCCTTGAACCAGCTCAGCGCCGAGGATTTCGAGGTCTGGCTACTGCACATGCAGGAAGCGGGGCTGAAACCGAACACCATCAAGCGCCACCTGTACGGTGCCCGGAACCTGATGAAGGCGCTGGTGTGGGCGAACGTGCTGAAGGCCGACCCCAGTGCGGGGGTGTCGCCACCCTCCGATCCGACCCCGGCACACGCGAAAAAACGTGCGCTGACCCAGGCCCAGATGCGTGACCTGCTGGCCCTGCCCGCCGAGTTGCATGCGGAGGACGGCGTACAGGCCAGCCGCGACACGCTCCTGCTGGCCCTGGGCGGCACTCTGGGCCTGCGTGCGGCAGAAATCGTGGGGCTGGACGTGACAGATGTGGACCTGTCCGGGGCGGCCCTCACGGTGCGGGGCAAGGGAAGCAAGACGCGGGTGGTGCCGCTTCCCACCGGCGTCAAGACACGCCTGCAACGCTGGCTGCTGGCCCGCCAAGCCGTGAACCCGGCGTCCCCGGCGCTCCTCGTCTCGCTCTCGTCACTGAATCGTGGAGGCCGGCTTTCTACCGACGGTGCCCGTTTCATCGCCCACGCCTACTACCGCCACCTCGGCCTTCCCCCCGAGATGTGGGGCCTGCACACCCTGCGGCGCACGGCGGGCACCCACCTCTACCGCGCCACCCGCGACCTGCACGTGGTGGCCGACCTGCTGGGGCACGCTTCGGTCACCACCAGCGCCATCTACGCCAAGATGGATGTGGACGTGCGCCGCGAGGCGGTGGAGGCGATGGAGCGCCTGCGGGCCGGGGAAGAGTAA
- the lnt gene encoding apolipoprotein N-acyltransferase yields the protein MPPVPPFLIAALLGALLAACGLPLPWSFLSPLPLAFLLACVADAATPRQVAGRMWWAGFAYSAVHLWWLTAFLGKIFHFAPLGVLALALYALEGAFFALMAYLAARLVRTREARVWALAGGWVLLEWLRFLGPLAFPWPTLGYTLLPTPAMQIADLGGVLLGSVLVAATAASFVSVRWENRWPHRLVTFAWLAALAYGITRVPGQGSEQPMLVLRTDFDSFGRATRQLTPEEQLAVQQRLSAARTPGEMVVWSETALTPQTLPGFPGPGISGLGTVEPHRNSVVSLDAAGQITARNEKAKPVPFGEYFPLYGPLHPGYQVLENAIGFELGALPPAHDLTPLTLNGVTYGAYICYDSVFPWVARQLVQKGAQVLVNPSNDGWYDGWGVQQHFMMGRVRAIETRRWLVRSVNRGIAGAVDDLGQPVRTLSRGEGAVQVRPRLLSGQTVYVRVGNLPALLLAALMLVYAVRLDRWERGL from the coding sequence GTGCCGCCGGTGCCCCCCTTCCTGATCGCCGCCCTGCTGGGTGCCCTGCTGGCCGCCTGCGGGCTGCCGCTGCCCTGGAGCTTTCTCTCGCCGCTGCCTCTGGCCTTTTTGCTGGCCTGCGTGGCCGACGCCGCGACCCCCCGGCAGGTGGCCGGGCGGATGTGGTGGGCGGGGTTTGCCTACAGCGCCGTCCACCTGTGGTGGCTGACGGCCTTTCTGGGCAAGATCTTCCACTTCGCGCCGCTGGGCGTCCTGGCCCTGGCCCTGTATGCGCTGGAGGGGGCCTTTTTCGCGCTGATGGCCTACCTGGCCGCCCGGCTGGTCCGCACGCGGGAGGCGCGGGTGTGGGCGCTGGCCGGGGGCTGGGTGCTGCTGGAGTGGCTGCGCTTTCTGGGGCCGCTGGCCTTTCCCTGGCCCACCCTGGGCTACACGCTGCTGCCCACCCCCGCCATGCAGATTGCCGACCTGGGGGGCGTGCTGCTGGGGAGCGTGCTGGTTGCCGCCACCGCCGCGTCGTTTGTCAGTGTGCGCTGGGAGAACCGCTGGCCGCACCGCCTCGTCACGTTCGCCTGGCTGGCGGCGCTGGCCTACGGCATCACGCGCGTGCCGGGGCAGGGGTCGGAGCAGCCCATGCTGGTCCTGCGCACCGATTTCGACTCCTTTGGACGGGCGACGCGGCAACTCACCCCCGAGGAGCAGCTCGCCGTGCAGCAGCGGCTCAGCGCCGCCCGCACCCCCGGCGAGATGGTGGTCTGGAGCGAGACGGCCCTCACCCCGCAGACGCTGCCCGGCTTTCCCGGCCCCGGCATCAGCGGTCTGGGCACCGTGGAGCCGCACCGCAACAGCGTGGTCAGCCTCGACGCCGCCGGGCAGATCACCGCCCGCAACGAGAAGGCAAAGCCGGTCCCGTTCGGGGAATACTTCCCGCTCTATGGCCCGCTGCACCCCGGCTACCAGGTCCTGGAGAACGCCATCGGCTTCGAGCTGGGGGCGCTGCCGCCCGCCCACGACCTCACGCCCCTGACCCTGAACGGCGTGACCTATGGGGCCTACATCTGCTACGACAGCGTGTTTCCCTGGGTGGCCCGGCAACTGGTGCAGAAGGGCGCGCAGGTGCTGGTCAACCCCAGCAACGACGGCTGGTACGACGGCTGGGGCGTGCAGCAGCACTTCATGATGGGTCGGGTGCGGGCCATCGAAACCCGGCGCTGGCTGGTCCGCAGCGTGAACCGGGGGATTGCGGGGGCCGTGGACGACCTGGGCCAGCCGGTGCGGACCCTCTCGCGGGGTGAGGGCGCGGTGCAGGTGCGGCCCCGCCTGCTGAGTGGGCAGACCGTCTACGTGCGGGTCGGGAACCTGCCCGCGCTGCTGCTGGCGGCGCTGATGCTCGTCTACGCCGTCCGGCTGGACCGCTGGGAACGCGGGCTGTGA
- a CDS encoding metallophosphoesterase family protein yields MRLAFLSDLHGNIHALTAVKRFLADQVVNQVVVVGDVVGYGASPGPVIDFVRREGWVTGLGSSDMRVALELGERAERHGIADQVLGWTRKVLAPEQMEFLRRLPPGGRLMTPVGRVRFFHGSPHAPDQRLDVMAPERELEALAETLGARVVVVGGTHVPFVRVVGDTTFVDPGSVGLSLNHEPGADVALVDCVGRKPRVALHKVSYDYASSAFDIMAWNLPPVIADVIRTGRMA; encoded by the coding sequence TTGAGACTCGCCTTTCTGAGTGATCTGCACGGCAACATCCACGCCCTGACGGCGGTCAAACGCTTTCTGGCCGATCAGGTGGTGAACCAGGTCGTCGTGGTGGGCGACGTGGTGGGGTACGGGGCCTCGCCCGGCCCGGTCATCGACTTCGTGCGGCGTGAGGGCTGGGTGACGGGGCTGGGGTCCAGCGACATGCGGGTCGCGCTAGAACTGGGCGAACGCGCCGAGCGGCACGGCATCGCGGATCAGGTGCTGGGCTGGACGCGCAAGGTACTGGCCCCGGAGCAGATGGAGTTCCTGCGCCGCCTGCCGCCGGGGGGCCGCCTGATGACGCCGGTCGGCCGGGTCCGCTTCTTTCACGGCAGCCCCCACGCCCCCGATCAGCGCCTCGACGTGATGGCCCCCGAGCGTGAGCTGGAGGCGCTGGCCGAGACGCTGGGGGCGCGGGTAGTCGTGGTGGGCGGCACCCACGTGCCCTTTGTGCGGGTGGTCGGCGACACCACCTTCGTGGACCCCGGCTCGGTCGGCCTGAGCCTCAATCACGAGCCGGGCGCGGACGTGGCGCTGGTGGACTGCGTGGGCCGCAAGCCCCGCGTGGCGCTGCACAAAGTCAGCTACGACTACGCCTCCTCGGCCTTCGACATCATGGCGTGGAACCTGCCGCCCGTGATCGCGGACGTGATCCGCACCGGGCGCATGGCCTGA
- a CDS encoding aminotransferase class V-fold PLP-dependent enzyme: MFEDTHDPFARHILLTPGPTPIHPRAQRALLHGMLGHMDPLVFALNGEIQQGLREMYGTAPDTFTALLAGTGSLGMEAGFANLVEPGDEVLVCVNGSFGARMAEMAARYGARVRQVTAPLGEAIDPAAVAAQLDGAALVAVVHGETSTGVLNPVPEIAELVRGSGALLTVDAVTTAGMEPFHMQDWGIDYVYTGAQKCLSAPPGLAPVAISDRALARYAARRTPTPLWYCDFGGLRDYWVDHSYHHTVPVNLHYAFHAALGAALEEGLEARQRRAAEVGEAILAALAPLGFRPYVADPAVRLPTVLALRLPGGFDDAGIRRALRERDISVTGGLGPTAGLIWRLGLMGEAARPAPYRALMAALEELLGERGLVDRFEEALAVTA, encoded by the coding sequence ATGTTCGAGGACACCCACGACCCCTTCGCGCGGCACATCCTCCTGACGCCCGGCCCGACGCCGATTCATCCGCGGGCACAGCGGGCGCTGTTGCACGGGATGCTGGGGCACATGGACCCGCTGGTCTTTGCCCTGAACGGGGAAATCCAGCAGGGGCTGCGCGAGATGTACGGCACGGCCCCGGACACCTTCACGGCGCTGCTGGCCGGGACCGGCAGCCTGGGCATGGAGGCGGGGTTCGCCAACCTGGTGGAACCGGGGGACGAGGTGCTGGTGTGCGTGAACGGGTCCTTCGGGGCACGCATGGCGGAGATGGCGGCCCGCTACGGCGCGCGCGTCCGGCAGGTGACGGCCCCGCTGGGGGAGGCCATCGACCCGGCGGCCGTGGCGGCGCAGCTTGACGGCGCGGCCCTTGTCGCGGTGGTGCACGGCGAGACGAGTACCGGCGTGCTGAACCCGGTCCCGGAGATTGCCGAGCTGGTCCGCGGGAGCGGGGCGCTGCTGACGGTGGACGCGGTGACGACCGCCGGAATGGAGCCGTTCCACATGCAGGACTGGGGCATCGACTACGTGTACACGGGGGCACAGAAGTGCCTCTCGGCCCCTCCCGGCCTGGCCCCCGTCGCCATCAGTGACCGCGCGCTGGCCCGGTACGCGGCCCGGCGCACCCCCACGCCGCTGTGGTACTGCGATTTCGGCGGTCTGCGCGACTACTGGGTGGACCACAGCTACCACCACACGGTGCCGGTGAACCTGCACTACGCCTTCCACGCGGCGCTGGGGGCCGCCCTGGAGGAGGGACTGGAGGCCCGCCAGCGCCGCGCCGCCGAAGTGGGTGAGGCCATCCTCGCGGCGCTGGCCCCCCTGGGCTTCCGGCCCTACGTGGCCGACCCCGCCGTGCGCCTGCCCACCGTGCTGGCTCTGCGGCTGCCCGGCGGCTTCGACGACGCGGGCATCCGCCGCGCCCTGCGGGAGCGCGACATCAGCGTGACCGGCGGGCTGGGGCCGACTGCGGGCCTGATCTGGCGGCTGGGCCTGATGGGCGAGGCTGCCCGCCCCGCCCCCTACCGCGCCCTGATGGCCGCCCTGGAAGAGCTCCTGGGCGAGCGCGGTCTGGTGGACCGCTTCGAGGAGGCGCTGGCCGTCACGGCCTGA